In Salana multivorans, a single genomic region encodes these proteins:
- a CDS encoding carbohydrate ABC transporter permease gives MKAHRWYAPWVLVAPALLWLFVFTIWPSLNTIRLSFTNAKPLGGSFSWVGGANFTRLLDDPQLGRALFNSLFFMVVCLPLLTLLPLLLAVLVEKPLRGIAFFRVAYYTPVIASAVVVGLIWTWLLNDRGIFNTILQSMRVISEPLPFLTERWLIILSAVAVTVWKGLGYYMIIYLAALGNIGKDLHEAASMDGANAVRRFFAVTVPGVRSTMTLIAMLICVAALRVFSEIYVLTGGTGGAGGEAMTLVMLIQRYSGGFEGNLGYAAALSIVLFLVTLVPMGAIAIYNRRQDS, from the coding sequence ATGAAAGCACATCGCTGGTATGCGCCGTGGGTGCTCGTGGCGCCCGCGCTCCTGTGGCTGTTCGTCTTCACGATCTGGCCCTCGCTCAACACGATCCGCCTCTCCTTCACCAACGCGAAGCCGCTCGGCGGGAGCTTCAGCTGGGTCGGCGGGGCCAACTTCACCCGTCTGCTCGACGACCCCCAGCTCGGCCGGGCGCTGTTCAACAGCCTCTTCTTCATGGTGGTCTGCCTGCCGCTGCTGACGCTGCTCCCGCTGCTGCTCGCGGTCCTCGTCGAGAAGCCGCTGCGAGGGATCGCGTTCTTCCGCGTGGCCTACTACACGCCCGTCATCGCATCGGCCGTCGTCGTCGGCCTCATCTGGACCTGGCTGCTCAACGACCGAGGGATCTTCAACACGATCCTGCAGTCGATGAGGGTCATCTCCGAGCCGCTGCCGTTCCTGACCGAGCGCTGGCTCATCATCCTGAGCGCGGTCGCGGTGACCGTGTGGAAGGGGCTGGGCTACTACATGATCATCTACCTGGCCGCGCTCGGGAACATCGGCAAGGACCTGCACGAGGCGGCCTCGATGGACGGCGCCAACGCGGTCCGCCGGTTCTTCGCCGTGACCGTCCCCGGCGTGCGCAGCACGATGACGCTCATCGCGATGCTCATCTGCGTCGCGGCGCTGCGGGTGTTCTCCGAGATCTACGTCCTCACCGGCGGGACCGGTGGGGCCGGCGGCGAGGCGATGACGCTCGTCATGCTGATCCAGCGGTACTCCGGCGGGTTCGAGGGCAACCTCGGCTACGCCGCGGCACTGTCGATCGTCCTCTTCCTCGTCACCCTCGTCCCGATGGGGGCCATCGCCATCTACAACAGGAGGCAGGACTCATGA
- a CDS encoding GH92 family glycosyl hydrolase, with protein sequence MSTDLDPSAHPVQPFRASTPTLLDAGRRTVTIAEGAWPVTPSTRLSYRVRPELDDDLAVRPSTFVAVDAELDDGTLLSSLGARDHRGFALTPAGQGEAEVLYPRQWNHVECAVGAVAAGRTVVRLLGVLDPPDPAAGSTLGSAAGSRVAALLADVRLDPEPPARVGDDGRVAVEDVVDLVDTRRGTNAGPVFSRGNTIPAAAVPNGFTLVTPMTTWSCDWPYAWHDDPSTRPVLRGIALAHQPSPWMGDRDQLVLAPSWGAADDGLADDGLADDGPAAGTFSHDAEVARPHSYEVVLDSGARVTAVPSDHGALLRLAPPAAAGAGETELRLELGTVDQDCSFQLDTATSTVRGWVDGGSRLSVGVSRMFVVARVEIPDGEPVRGGARDGGPGRAPGHRVVVVPGGGATVRVGTSFLSIAQAEHALDLELGDATPQEQAARVRAAWTERLGVLELAGARREELVSAYGGLYRVNLYPTAHHENVGTAEAPEHVHASPVLPAASASTDTETGATIRPGRAYVNHGFWDTYRTVWPLYALVYPDLAAELADGFVEMFRSAGWTSRWPSPGYADLMTGTSSDVAFADLAVKGVPLLDPVATYRAGLRNATALPPSPAVGRKDLREGAYRGFPSSALHEAVSWAVEAALNDAALAAQAELLAADADVPARDVERLRTEARYLRRRSLAYRAGFDAATGFFRSRDAGGALADGFDPLSWGGDYTETNAWSYAFPAPHDGAGLAALHGGPDGLGARLDEYLATPELADRPGSYDDVIHEMTEARDVRRGQLGLSNQPAHHIPFMYAFARRPGDASALVRDALRRLFGGSELGQGYPGDEDDGEMSAWYLWALTGLYPLQVGAPRYVLTAPGVPRVTWHLPGGDLVVSAEPGEAGDACDAGDAGDAGGAVGAEGRVAFDAATRIAGLRVDGRAHDASWLAHEAVASGAHLDVEVTAGPSAWATGADAVPPSVEGWREGPWRDLARGGGTLTDDEVGRSVVALGPDGAGGVCEIDGADGAMVPALYTLTCGPDPTAAPRSWRCEASVDGAAWTVLDERLDEAFDWPWQLRPFAFGRPVPPGARWFRLVALTPGEVAQLQLLG encoded by the coding sequence ATGAGCACCGATCTCGACCCGTCCGCGCACCCGGTCCAGCCGTTCCGGGCGTCGACGCCGACCCTGCTGGACGCCGGGCGGCGCACCGTCACCATCGCCGAGGGCGCCTGGCCCGTCACGCCGTCGACCCGGCTGAGCTACCGGGTGCGGCCCGAGCTGGACGACGACCTCGCCGTCCGCCCGTCGACGTTCGTCGCCGTGGACGCCGAGCTCGACGACGGGACGCTGCTCAGCTCCCTCGGCGCCCGCGACCACCGGGGCTTCGCCCTGACCCCGGCCGGTCAGGGCGAGGCCGAGGTGCTCTACCCGCGGCAGTGGAACCACGTCGAGTGCGCGGTGGGGGCCGTGGCCGCCGGGCGCACCGTCGTCCGGCTGCTCGGCGTGCTCGACCCGCCCGACCCGGCGGCCGGGTCCACCCTCGGCTCGGCCGCCGGGTCGCGGGTGGCGGCGCTGCTCGCCGACGTCCGTCTCGACCCGGAGCCGCCGGCGCGGGTCGGGGACGACGGCCGGGTGGCCGTCGAGGACGTCGTCGACCTCGTCGACACGCGTCGCGGGACGAACGCCGGCCCGGTGTTCTCGCGCGGCAACACGATCCCGGCGGCCGCGGTGCCGAACGGCTTCACGCTCGTCACGCCGATGACCACGTGGTCGTGCGACTGGCCGTACGCGTGGCACGACGACCCGTCCACGCGCCCCGTGCTGCGCGGGATCGCGCTCGCGCACCAGCCGAGCCCGTGGATGGGCGACCGCGACCAGCTCGTGCTCGCACCGTCCTGGGGAGCCGCCGACGACGGGCTGGCCGACGACGGGCTGGCCGACGACGGGCCGGCCGCCGGCACGTTCTCCCACGACGCCGAGGTCGCCCGCCCCCACAGCTACGAGGTCGTCCTCGACTCCGGCGCGCGGGTCACGGCCGTGCCGTCCGACCACGGCGCGCTGCTCCGCCTCGCCCCGCCGGCCGCTGCTGGGGCCGGTGAGACGGAGCTGCGCCTCGAGCTCGGCACCGTCGACCAGGACTGCTCGTTCCAGCTCGACACCGCGACCTCGACCGTGCGCGGCTGGGTCGACGGCGGGAGCCGGCTCAGCGTCGGCGTGAGCCGGATGTTCGTCGTCGCTCGCGTCGAGATCCCCGACGGCGAGCCCGTTCGCGGCGGCGCCCGCGACGGCGGGCCCGGCCGGGCGCCGGGCCACCGCGTCGTCGTCGTGCCGGGCGGCGGTGCGACGGTCCGTGTCGGCACCTCCTTCCTGAGCATCGCGCAGGCCGAGCACGCCCTCGACCTCGAGCTGGGCGATGCCACGCCCCAGGAGCAGGCCGCCCGCGTGCGGGCGGCCTGGACCGAGCGGCTCGGGGTGCTGGAGCTCGCCGGCGCGCGCCGGGAGGAGCTGGTGAGCGCCTACGGCGGGCTCTACCGGGTCAACCTCTACCCGACCGCCCACCACGAGAACGTCGGGACCGCCGAGGCCCCGGAGCACGTCCACGCCAGCCCCGTGCTGCCCGCGGCGTCGGCCTCGACCGATACCGAGACCGGCGCAACGATCCGCCCGGGGCGCGCCTACGTCAACCACGGCTTCTGGGACACCTACCGGACCGTGTGGCCGCTCTACGCGCTCGTGTACCCCGACCTGGCGGCCGAGCTGGCCGACGGGTTCGTCGAGATGTTCCGCTCGGCCGGGTGGACCTCGCGCTGGCCGTCGCCCGGCTACGCGGACCTCATGACGGGGACGAGCTCGGACGTCGCCTTCGCCGACCTCGCCGTCAAGGGCGTGCCGCTGCTCGACCCCGTCGCGACGTACCGCGCGGGGCTGCGCAACGCGACGGCGCTGCCGCCGTCGCCGGCGGTCGGGCGCAAGGACCTGCGCGAGGGTGCCTACCGCGGCTTCCCCTCCTCGGCGCTGCACGAGGCGGTGTCCTGGGCGGTCGAGGCGGCGCTGAACGACGCGGCGCTCGCGGCGCAGGCCGAGCTGCTCGCGGCGGACGCCGACGTGCCGGCGCGCGACGTCGAGCGCCTGCGCACCGAGGCCCGCTACCTGCGGCGACGCTCGCTCGCCTATCGCGCCGGGTTCGACGCGGCCACGGGCTTCTTCCGGTCCCGCGACGCCGGTGGCGCCCTCGCCGACGGGTTCGACCCGCTCTCCTGGGGCGGCGACTACACCGAGACGAACGCCTGGAGCTACGCCTTCCCGGCGCCGCACGACGGTGCCGGCCTCGCCGCCCTGCACGGCGGGCCGGACGGGCTCGGCGCCCGGCTCGACGAGTACCTCGCGACCCCGGAGCTCGCGGACCGGCCGGGCAGCTACGACGACGTCATCCACGAGATGACCGAGGCCCGCGACGTCCGCCGCGGTCAGCTCGGCCTCAGCAACCAGCCGGCGCACCACATCCCGTTCATGTATGCGTTCGCCCGCCGGCCGGGAGACGCGTCGGCGCTCGTCCGCGACGCGCTGCGCCGGCTGTTCGGCGGGTCCGAGCTCGGCCAGGGGTACCCCGGCGACGAGGACGACGGCGAGATGTCCGCCTGGTACCTGTGGGCGCTGACGGGGCTGTACCCGCTGCAGGTCGGGGCGCCGCGGTACGTGCTCACGGCGCCCGGCGTGCCGCGCGTGACGTGGCACCTGCCGGGCGGTGACCTCGTCGTCTCCGCTGAGCCGGGTGAGGCCGGCGACGCGTGCGATGCCGGTGACGCGGGTGATGCCGGCGGCGCGGTCGGCGCCGAGGGCCGGGTCGCGTTCGACGCGGCGACGCGGATCGCCGGGCTGCGGGTGGACGGTCGCGCGCACGACGCGTCGTGGCTCGCGCACGAGGCGGTGGCCAGCGGCGCCCACCTCGACGTCGAGGTGACGGCGGGGCCGTCGGCCTGGGCGACCGGTGCCGACGCCGTCCCGCCGTCCGTCGAGGGCTGGCGGGAGGGACCGTGGCGCGACCTCGCCCGCGGTGGCGGAACGCTCACGGACGACGAGGTCGGCCGGAGCGTGGTCGCGCTCGGACCGGACGGAGCCGGAGGCGTCTGCGAGATCGACGGGGCGGACGGGGCGATGGTCCCGGCGCTGTACACGCTGACGTGCGGGCCGGACCCGACCGCGGCTCCGCGCTCGTGGCGGTGCGAGGCGTCGGTCGACGGTGCGGCGTGGACGGTCCTCGACGAACGGCTCGACGAGGCGTTCGACTGGCCGTGGCAGCTGCGCCCGTTCGCGTTCGGCCGTCCCGTGCCTCCCGGCGCGCGCTGGTTCCGCCTCGTGGCGCTCACACCGGGCGAGGTCGCGCAGCTCCAGCTCCTCGGCTGA
- a CDS encoding alpha-mannosidase, which translates to MHDDIELTRGRVRRVLTERIVPAIHGARAEVELAWHELDGEPVPPADGLALDYTPTEVGTPWGPAWGTTWFRVTGTVPREWAGRRVELLADLGFDVNMTGFQAEALVYRPDGTPVKSLNPRNQYVTVAREAEGGERVELYLEAASNPVLLDYHPFLPTREGDVRTSSPRQLYRTRTIELGVFEPEVFELAMDLDVLLELQAELPQGPRRARIQQGLDDALDVLDLQDVAGTAARSRAVLAPVLAASAGESEHRISAVGHAHIDSAWLWPVRETIRKVARTSSSMAELIDETDDFVFGMSSAQQYAWLKEHRPEVYARVKDAVAAGRFLPLGGMWVESDTVMPSGEALVRQLVYGQQFFETEFGMRCKGVWLPDSFGYSPALPQLIVRAGFDWFFTQKISWNQVNVFPHHTFLWEGIDGSRVFTHFPPMDTYNSQLSGMEVAKASRQFRESRVATGSIAPVGWGDGGGGTTREMVGRAARLRDLEGSARVAWEHPDAFYERAMAELSEPPVWVGELYLELHRATLTSQHRTKQGNRRCEWLLAEAELWSTQAALEADHAFPHDELEALWRQVLLQQFHDILPGTSIAWVHREAVAEYERIEAAATELIERALAALVGAGDREIAVNPAAFDRGAVPAGGALPREEVAAASGDVAPVTLVDDGDGGFVLANGLVEVRVSAQGTVTSARDLATGHDVIAPGAEGNLFQLHQDFPNMWDAWDVDRHYRNMMTVLRKDATLTGELVDGRAVLTLTRPFSASSLTQAIVLEPGSRTVLFETEVDWHETEKFLKVAFPLDVRAAETLAETQYGYQRRVTHTNTSWEAAKFEASMHRYVLAAEESAPGEAIGAALVNDSLYGHDVTRDASGADVTTTMRLSLLRAPRFPDPETDQGVQTMTYGLVVGADVAAATSAGALLSSPERVVRGEHGIRPLVVTTGDGVVLSNVTLAHDRSGDVVVRVYEAYGRRARGTLTVRGEFASVDEVSLLEDSIGGVDGADLSGGHASIDLTLRPFEVRTLRLARA; encoded by the coding sequence GTGCACGACGACATCGAGCTCACGCGCGGCCGCGTCCGCCGTGTGCTCACCGAGCGCATCGTCCCCGCCATCCATGGGGCTCGCGCCGAGGTCGAGCTCGCCTGGCACGAGCTGGACGGCGAACCCGTCCCGCCGGCCGACGGCCTCGCCCTCGACTACACGCCAACCGAGGTCGGCACTCCGTGGGGACCGGCGTGGGGCACGACGTGGTTCCGCGTCACGGGGACCGTCCCGCGGGAGTGGGCCGGGCGGCGGGTCGAGCTGCTCGCCGACCTCGGGTTCGACGTCAACATGACGGGGTTCCAGGCCGAGGCGCTCGTCTACCGTCCGGACGGCACCCCGGTGAAGTCGCTCAACCCCCGCAACCAATACGTCACGGTGGCCCGGGAGGCCGAGGGCGGCGAGCGCGTCGAGCTCTACCTCGAGGCGGCGTCCAACCCCGTCCTGCTCGACTACCACCCCTTCCTGCCCACGCGGGAGGGTGATGTCCGCACGTCGTCGCCCCGCCAGCTCTACCGGACCCGGACCATCGAGCTCGGCGTGTTCGAGCCCGAGGTGTTCGAGCTGGCGATGGACCTCGACGTGCTGCTCGAGCTCCAGGCGGAGCTGCCCCAGGGACCGCGCCGCGCCAGGATCCAGCAGGGTCTCGACGACGCGCTCGACGTCCTCGACCTCCAGGACGTCGCCGGGACGGCCGCGCGCTCCCGCGCGGTCCTCGCGCCGGTCCTGGCCGCGAGCGCCGGCGAGTCGGAGCACCGCATCTCGGCGGTCGGGCACGCCCACATCGACTCGGCGTGGCTGTGGCCCGTCCGGGAGACGATCCGCAAGGTGGCCAGGACGTCGTCGTCGATGGCCGAGCTGATCGACGAGACGGACGACTTCGTCTTCGGCATGTCGAGCGCGCAGCAGTACGCGTGGCTCAAGGAGCACCGGCCCGAGGTCTACGCGCGGGTCAAGGACGCCGTGGCCGCCGGTCGGTTCCTCCCGCTGGGCGGCATGTGGGTCGAGAGCGACACCGTCATGCCGAGCGGTGAGGCGCTCGTGCGCCAGCTCGTCTACGGCCAGCAGTTCTTCGAGACCGAGTTCGGCATGCGCTGCAAGGGCGTGTGGCTGCCGGACAGCTTCGGCTACTCCCCGGCCCTGCCGCAGCTCATCGTCCGCGCCGGCTTCGACTGGTTCTTCACGCAGAAGATCTCGTGGAACCAGGTCAACGTCTTCCCGCACCACACCTTCCTGTGGGAGGGGATCGACGGCAGCCGCGTGTTCACGCACTTCCCGCCGATGGACACCTACAACTCCCAGCTCTCGGGGATGGAGGTCGCGAAGGCCTCGCGCCAGTTCCGGGAGTCCCGCGTCGCGACCGGCTCGATCGCCCCGGTCGGCTGGGGCGACGGCGGCGGTGGCACGACGCGTGAGATGGTCGGCCGGGCCGCGCGCCTGCGCGACCTCGAGGGCAGCGCCCGCGTCGCGTGGGAGCACCCCGACGCGTTCTACGAGCGGGCGATGGCCGAGCTGTCCGAGCCGCCGGTGTGGGTCGGGGAGCTCTACCTCGAGCTGCACCGCGCGACGCTCACCTCCCAGCACCGCACGAAGCAGGGCAACCGCCGGTGCGAGTGGCTGCTCGCTGAGGCCGAGCTGTGGTCGACCCAGGCGGCGCTCGAGGCGGACCACGCCTTCCCGCACGACGAGCTCGAGGCGCTGTGGCGCCAGGTGCTGCTCCAGCAGTTCCACGACATCCTCCCGGGCACCTCGATCGCGTGGGTGCACCGCGAGGCCGTCGCCGAGTACGAGCGGATCGAGGCCGCGGCGACCGAGCTGATCGAGCGGGCGCTGGCCGCGCTGGTCGGTGCCGGCGACCGCGAGATCGCCGTCAACCCGGCCGCGTTCGACCGCGGCGCGGTCCCGGCGGGCGGTGCGCTGCCCCGGGAGGAGGTCGCCGCCGCCTCGGGCGACGTCGCGCCCGTCACCCTGGTCGATGACGGGGACGGCGGGTTCGTCCTGGCCAACGGCCTCGTCGAGGTGCGCGTCAGCGCCCAGGGGACGGTCACGTCCGCCCGTGACCTCGCGACCGGCCACGACGTCATCGCGCCGGGCGCCGAGGGCAACCTGTTCCAGCTCCACCAGGACTTCCCCAACATGTGGGACGCCTGGGACGTCGACCGGCACTACCGCAACATGATGACGGTGCTGCGCAAGGACGCGACGCTCACGGGCGAGCTGGTGGACGGACGCGCCGTCCTCACGCTGACGCGCCCGTTCTCGGCCTCCTCGCTCACGCAGGCCATCGTCCTCGAGCCGGGCTCGCGGACCGTGCTGTTCGAGACCGAGGTCGACTGGCACGAGACCGAGAAGTTCCTCAAGGTCGCGTTCCCGCTCGACGTCCGCGCCGCGGAGACGCTCGCCGAGACCCAGTACGGCTACCAGCGGCGCGTCACGCACACGAACACGAGCTGGGAGGCCGCGAAGTTCGAGGCCTCGATGCACCGGTACGTGCTGGCGGCCGAGGAGTCGGCACCGGGCGAGGCCATCGGCGCTGCCCTGGTCAACGACTCGCTCTACGGCCACGACGTCACGCGCGACGCGTCCGGCGCCGACGTGACGACGACGATGCGGCTCTCGCTCCTGCGCGCGCCGCGCTTCCCCGACCCGGAGACGGACCAGGGCGTCCAGACGATGACCTACGGGCTCGTCGTCGGGGCGGACGTCGCGGCGGCGACGTCCGCCGGGGCGCTGCTGAGCTCTCCGGAGCGGGTGGTGCGCGGCGAGCACGGCATCCGCCCGCTGGTCGTCACGACCGGTGACGGCGTCGTCCTGTCGAACGTCACGCTGGCCCACGACCGCTCCGGCGACGTCGTGGTCCGGGTGTACGAGGCGTACGGGCGTCGTGCCCGCGGCACGCTGACGGTCCGCGGCGAGTTCGCCTCGGTCGACGAGGTCTCGTTGCTGGAGGACTCGATCGGCGGGGTCGACGGGGCCGACCTCAGCGGCGGCCACGCGTCGATCGACCTGACGCTGCGGCCGTTCGAGGTCCGCACGCTCCGACTCGCTCGCGCCTGA
- a CDS encoding response regulator transcription factor, with the protein MTNPDQAGATADVLTRTDGSPLRVLVVDDEDSLRELLASVLRYEGWRVDTAADGHQALRIARELDPDVVVLDVMMPGIDGFEVLRRLRTTSRVPVLFLTARDALADRVHGLTAGGDDYVTKPFSLEEVVARLRALLRRSGALAQRPDAVLEVGDLTLDEDSHEVRRGGDEITLTATEFELLRYLMRNPRRVLSKAQILDHVWQYDFGGQANIVELYISYLRRKIDAGREPMIHTLRGAGYVLKPAT; encoded by the coding sequence ATGACGAACCCTGACCAGGCCGGCGCGACGGCCGACGTCCTCACGCGCACCGACGGCTCGCCCCTGCGAGTCCTCGTCGTGGACGACGAGGACTCGCTCCGCGAGCTGCTCGCCTCGGTGCTGCGGTACGAGGGCTGGCGGGTCGACACGGCGGCCGACGGTCACCAGGCGCTCCGGATCGCCCGGGAGCTGGACCCGGACGTCGTCGTGCTCGACGTCATGATGCCCGGCATCGACGGCTTCGAGGTCCTGCGTCGGCTCCGCACGACGAGCCGGGTCCCCGTGCTGTTCCTCACGGCGCGCGACGCGCTCGCCGACCGCGTCCACGGGCTCACCGCCGGCGGCGACGACTACGTGACGAAGCCGTTCAGCCTGGAGGAGGTCGTCGCCCGGCTGCGCGCCCTTCTGCGCCGCTCGGGCGCGCTCGCGCAGCGCCCCGACGCCGTCCTGGAGGTCGGCGACCTCACCCTCGACGAGGACTCGCACGAGGTGCGCCGCGGCGGGGATGAGATCACGCTCACCGCGACCGAGTTCGAGCTGCTGCGCTACCTCATGCGCAACCCCCGCCGTGTGCTCAGCAAGGCGCAGATCCTCGACCACGTGTGGCAGTACGACTTCGGCGGGCAGGCGAACATCGTCGAGCTCTACATCTCCTACCTGCGGCGGAAGATCGACGCGGGCCGCGAGCCGATGATCCACACCCTGCGCGGCGCGGGGTACGTCCTCAAGCCGGCGACGTGA
- a CDS encoding glycoside hydrolase 5 family protein yields MRFGVNYTPSQGWFHSWLDLDHAAIARDFAQIAGLGLDHVRIFPLWPIVQPNRTLVRSAALREIREVVDLAGEAGLDVEVDAIQGHLSSFDFLPSWLATWHDRNMFTSPDVVGSLADYVRAVSSSVADAPNLLGVSVGNEVNQFAARPHPHPHEAAPAQVTHWLDAMIGAAREGLGGAAPAAGVTHSMYDASWYDDRQPFLPDHAAELGDLTVTHSWVFNGAAQRHGPLGSGSVRHAEYLLRLSAAWHRDPDRRLWLQEVGAPTNVVPVDDAPEFVERTVRNAATVPGLWGITWWCSHDVAGSLADFPPLEYDLGLLTSDGEVKPTGRRFAELAERRDELVPTTGPGPALVLDDSDPATYRAQLGPGGSFFEAWNAAASETGAGPRVVLRSRLAEGLDLDARGIVELRPVAVAAPEPIDVLHPAVTPTPAL; encoded by the coding sequence ATGAGGTTCGGCGTCAACTACACCCCGTCCCAGGGGTGGTTCCACTCGTGGCTCGATCTCGACCACGCGGCGATCGCGCGCGACTTCGCCCAGATCGCCGGACTCGGCCTCGATCACGTGCGGATCTTCCCGCTGTGGCCGATCGTCCAGCCCAACCGCACGCTCGTGCGGTCGGCGGCCCTGCGGGAGATCCGCGAGGTGGTCGACCTCGCGGGCGAGGCGGGCCTCGACGTGGAGGTTGACGCGATCCAGGGGCACCTGTCCAGCTTCGACTTCCTGCCGAGCTGGCTCGCGACCTGGCACGACCGGAACATGTTCACGTCCCCGGACGTGGTCGGCTCCCTCGCCGACTACGTCCGGGCCGTGAGCTCCAGCGTCGCGGACGCGCCCAACCTGCTCGGGGTCTCGGTGGGCAACGAGGTCAACCAGTTCGCCGCGCGACCTCACCCGCACCCGCACGAGGCCGCTCCCGCGCAGGTCACGCACTGGCTCGACGCCATGATCGGGGCCGCGCGGGAGGGGCTGGGCGGGGCCGCTCCGGCGGCCGGCGTCACGCACTCGATGTACGACGCGTCCTGGTACGACGACCGCCAGCCGTTCCTGCCCGACCACGCCGCCGAGCTGGGCGACCTCACCGTCACCCACTCGTGGGTGTTCAACGGGGCGGCCCAGCGCCACGGCCCGCTCGGCTCCGGCTCGGTCCGGCACGCCGAGTACCTCCTGCGGCTCTCGGCGGCCTGGCACCGCGACCCGGACCGTCGGCTGTGGCTGCAGGAGGTCGGGGCGCCGACCAACGTCGTCCCGGTCGACGACGCGCCCGAGTTCGTCGAGCGCACCGTGCGGAACGCGGCGACCGTCCCCGGGCTGTGGGGCATCACCTGGTGGTGCTCCCACGACGTCGCCGGCTCGCTGGCCGACTTCCCGCCGCTCGAGTACGACCTCGGCCTGCTCACCAGCGACGGCGAGGTCAAGCCGACGGGACGCCGCTTCGCCGAGCTGGCCGAGCGTCGCGACGAGCTCGTCCCGACGACCGGTCCTGGCCCGGCGCTCGTGCTCGACGACTCCGACCCGGCAACCTATCGGGCCCAGCTCGGCCCGGGCGGGAGCTTCTTCGAGGCGTGGAACGCCGCGGCGAGCGAGACGGGCGCCGGGCCCCGCGTCGTCCTGCGCAGCAGACTCGCCGAGGGGCTCGATCTGGACGCCCGGGGGATCGTAGAGTTGCGGCCGGTGGCCGTGGCCGCACCCGAGCCGATCGACGTGCTCCACCCCGCGGTGACCCCGACGCCGGCTCTCTAG
- a CDS encoding carbohydrate ABC transporter permease, with translation MSVPTADKALEVDLLETRAVGDPKRKRKSLSFDSVSTGEKVLRYVFLVVMLVVAVGPFLWQFSTSLKGPLEDIYSASLSLIPSQPTIDNYIAVWDAIPVWKYIGNSLLVAALAVGGNVVFTTMAGFAVARMKFAGKGFVIACFMGVLILPGEATIIAQFVTIKNLGLADQLLGVALPGMVGALNVLLMWNAFRIIPKEIDEAAVVDGATVWSRLKDIHLPAVRGTMAVIAIFAFIGAWDDFLWPLIVLTTPDRFTLTIGLQYLAGTFSTNQRIIAAGTMVAFIPIAILFASLQRYFFMGVEEGGVKG, from the coding sequence ATGAGCGTCCCGACGGCAGACAAGGCCCTCGAGGTCGACCTCCTGGAGACCAGGGCGGTCGGCGACCCCAAGCGCAAGCGGAAGAGCCTGAGCTTCGACTCGGTCTCCACGGGGGAGAAGGTCCTCCGGTACGTCTTCCTCGTCGTCATGCTCGTCGTGGCGGTGGGACCGTTCCTCTGGCAGTTCTCGACCTCGCTCAAGGGACCGCTGGAGGACATCTACTCCGCGAGCCTCTCGCTCATCCCCTCCCAGCCGACCATCGACAACTACATCGCGGTGTGGGACGCGATCCCGGTCTGGAAGTACATCGGGAACTCGCTCCTGGTGGCCGCGCTCGCGGTGGGCGGCAACGTGGTCTTCACCACGATGGCTGGCTTCGCGGTCGCGCGGATGAAGTTCGCCGGGAAGGGCTTCGTGATCGCCTGCTTCATGGGCGTCCTCATCCTCCCGGGCGAGGCGACGATCATCGCCCAGTTCGTGACGATCAAGAACCTCGGTCTCGCCGACCAGCTCCTCGGCGTCGCCCTGCCGGGCATGGTCGGGGCGCTCAACGTGCTCCTCATGTGGAACGCCTTCCGGATCATCCCCAAGGAGATCGACGAGGCGGCCGTCGTCGACGGCGCGACGGTGTGGAGCCGGCTCAAGGACATCCACCTGCCCGCCGTGCGCGGCACGATGGCCGTCATCGCGATCTTCGCGTTCATCGGCGCGTGGGACGACTTCCTGTGGCCCCTCATCGTGCTGACGACGCCGGACCGGTTCACCCTCACCATCGGGCTGCAGTACCTCGCCGGGACGTTCTCCACCAACCAGCGGATCATCGCCGCCGGCACGATGGTCGCGTTCATCCCGATCGCCATCCTGTTCGCCTCCCTCCAGCGCTACTTCTTCATGGGCGTCGAGGAAGGCGGCGTCAAGGGATGA